GCAGGTCTGGAACCCCGTGACCGACCGCTTCGGCGCGGTGTCGCCGATCTATGGCACATTGATGACGGCCTTGATCGCCATGGCGGTCGGCATTCCCATCAGCTTCGGCATCGCCGTGTTCCTGACGGAACTGGCGCCGCCGTGGCTGAAGCGTCCCGTCGGCATCGCTATCGAGCTGCTGGCCGGCATTCCCAGCATCATCTATGGCATCTGGGGCCTTTTCGTGTTCGCCCCGATCTTCCAGCAGACCCTCCAGCCGTTCCTGATCAACACGATCGGCCAGGTGCCGGTGATCGGCGACCTGTTCTCGGGCCCGCCGTTCGGCATCGGCATCTTCACCGCCGGCCTTATCCTCGGGATCATGGTGCTTCCGTTCATCACCTCGATCATGCGCGACGTGTTCGAGACGGTGCCGCCCATGGTCAAGGAATCCGCCTACGGCCTTGGTGCCACCACCTGGGAGGTGGTCTGGAAGGTCGTGCTGCCCTATACCCGCGTCGGCGTGGTCGGCGGCGTCATGCTGGGCCTGGGACGTGCCCTGGGCGAGACGATGGCGGTCACCTTCGTGGTCGGCAACGCGCACCGCATCGGCAATTCCCTGATGGCGCCGGGAACGACGATTTCCGCCGCGATCGCGAACGAATTCAACGAGGCCGTCGGCGAGCTGTACATCTCGTCCCTGATCGCCCTCGGCCTGATCCTGTTCTTTATTACCTTCACCGTGCTGGCACTGGCCAAGATCATGCTGATGCGCATGCAGCAGCGGTCGGGAGGCTGACCGACATGAATCTCTACGCCCGTCGCCAACTCACTAACCGGGTCGCGCTCGGCTTGTCGATGGCGGCCGCCGCCTTCGGCATCTTCTGGCTGGTCGCGATCCTCTGGACCCTGTTCTACAACGGGCTGTCCGCGCTGGCGCCCAGCATCTTCACCATGAGCACGCCGCCGCCCGGCGTGGCGGGCGGCCTGATCAACGCGATTTACGGCAGCGTCGTGCTGACCCTGCTGGCGACCCTGATCGGCACGCCGATCGGCATTCTGGCCGGGACGTACCTGGCGGAATATTCCCGCGGCAACCTGCTGGGGCAGGTCATCCGCTTCATCAACGACATCCTGCTGAGCGCGCCGTCGATCATCATCGGCTTGTTCATCTATGGCGTCATGGTCGTCCCGATGGGCCATTTCTCGGCCTGGGCCGGCGCGGTCGCACTTTCGGTCATCGTCATCCCGGTCGTGGTCCGCACCACCGAGGACATGCTGAACCTAGTGCCGGCGAGCCTGCGCGAGGCCGCTGCGGCGCTGGGCGCCCCGCGGTGGAAGGTGATCGTGATGATCGCCTACCGTGCCGCCCGGAACGGCATGATCACCGGCGTGCTGCTGGCGGTGGCGCGGATCAGCGGCGAGACGGCCCCGCTGCTGTTCACGTCGTTGAGCAACCAGTTCTGGAGCACCGACATGAACGCGCCGATGGCGAACCTGCCGGTCGTCATCTTCCGCTTCGCGCTCAGCCCTTACGAGGACTGGCAGCAGTTGGCCTGGGCCGGCGCCCTGCTGATCACCGTCACGATCCTCATCATCAACATCACCGCCCGCGTGCTCGCCGGGCTCGGATCGAAGGGACGATGACCATGCAAGAAGCCCGCTCCACCGCCACGGCCGGCCGCCAGATGCTGGTCCAGTCCATGCCGCCCGGCGCCGCGCAGGAAGGCCAGATGGTCGAGAAGATATCCGTCAGGAACCTCAGCTTCTTCTACGGGGATTTCGAGGCGCTGAAGAACATAACCCTGCCGCTTTACGATCGGAAGGTTACCGCATTCATCGGCCCTTCGGGCTGTGGCAAATCCACGCTGCTTCGCATCCTCAACCGGATCTACGACTTGTACCCGAAGCAGCGCGCCGTGGGCGAGGTGCTTCTCGACGGGCAGAACATCCTGGCGCCGGGCATCGACCTGAACCTGCTGCGTGCCAAGATCGGCATGGTGTTCCAGAAGCCGACTCCGTTCCCGCTCAGCATCTACGACAACATCGCGTTCGGCATCCGGCTCTACGAGAAGCTGCCGCGCGACGAGATGGACGGCCGGGTCGAGCAGGCCCTGCGCCGCGCCGCCTTGTGGAACGAGGTGAAGGACAAGCTGAACCAGAGCGGCCTGAGCCTGTCCGGCGGCCAGCAGCAGCGCCTGTGCATCGCCCGGGCCGTCGCGGTCAACCCGTCGGTGCTTCTGATGGACGAGCCGGCATCGGCGTTGGACCCGATCTCCACTTCCAAGATCGAGGAATTGATCGACGAGCTGAAGAGCGAGTACTGCATCTGCATCGTCACCCACAACATGCAGCAGGCGGCGCGCGCGTCTGACTTCACGGCCTTCATGTATCTGGGCGAGCTGATCGAGTACGGCGTGACGGAGGACCTGTTCACGGCGCCCAAGCAGAAGCGCACCGAGGAGTACGTGACCGGCAGGTTCGGCTGAACCGCCGCTTCAAAGCTGGTTCGGCGGCACGACGCCGAACTTGGCCATGCGCCGGTAAAGCGTCATCCGGCTGACGTTGAGGCTCCGGGCGGCATCCGCCACGCACCATTTGTGGCTGCGCAGGATCGCCTGGAGCCGTTCCGCCTCGGTACAGGCGGCCGGGCAGGCGGCGGCCGCGCCGGAAAAGCGCGGCATGCCAAGGGGAAGGTCCTCGCACCGGATCAGCCCGTCCTCGCAGCCGATCACCGCGGCCCGAACGACCGTCCGGAGCTGGCGGATATTGCCCGGCCAGTCGTGGCTCATCAGCAGGGATCGCGCTTCGGGCGTCAGGCGGGGAGGGGCGGGAAGCCCCGTCGCCTCCAACTCCAGCGCGCGGTCGATCAGCGCAGCCTTGTCGGCCCGGTCGCGCAGCGGCGGCAGGACGATGCGCAGGCCGTTCAGCCGGTAGAACAGGTCTGCCCGGAAGGCGCCGGAGGCGACCAGGGCTTCCAGGTCGTGGTGGCTGGCGCAGATCACGTGAAGATCCAGCGGAATGGCGCGGTCGCCCCCTAGCG
This Skermanella mucosa DNA region includes the following protein-coding sequences:
- the pstC gene encoding phosphate ABC transporter permease subunit PstC → MTAQSRTLSGSQARRQSLMDKAFQSATAFFAVLVLLILGGVFVSLVQGALPALGTFGFDFVTTQVWNPVTDRFGAVSPIYGTLMTALIAMAVGIPISFGIAVFLTELAPPWLKRPVGIAIELLAGIPSIIYGIWGLFVFAPIFQQTLQPFLINTIGQVPVIGDLFSGPPFGIGIFTAGLILGIMVLPFITSIMRDVFETVPPMVKESAYGLGATTWEVVWKVVLPYTRVGVVGGVMLGLGRALGETMAVTFVVGNAHRIGNSLMAPGTTISAAIANEFNEAVGELYISSLIALGLILFFITFTVLALAKIMLMRMQQRSGG
- the pstA gene encoding phosphate ABC transporter permease PstA, with amino-acid sequence MNLYARRQLTNRVALGLSMAAAAFGIFWLVAILWTLFYNGLSALAPSIFTMSTPPPGVAGGLINAIYGSVVLTLLATLIGTPIGILAGTYLAEYSRGNLLGQVIRFINDILLSAPSIIIGLFIYGVMVVPMGHFSAWAGAVALSVIVIPVVVRTTEDMLNLVPASLREAAAALGAPRWKVIVMIAYRAARNGMITGVLLAVARISGETAPLLFTSLSNQFWSTDMNAPMANLPVVIFRFALSPYEDWQQLAWAGALLITVTILIINITARVLAGLGSKGR
- the pstB gene encoding phosphate ABC transporter ATP-binding protein PstB; the protein is MTMQEARSTATAGRQMLVQSMPPGAAQEGQMVEKISVRNLSFFYGDFEALKNITLPLYDRKVTAFIGPSGCGKSTLLRILNRIYDLYPKQRAVGEVLLDGQNILAPGIDLNLLRAKIGMVFQKPTPFPLSIYDNIAFGIRLYEKLPRDEMDGRVEQALRRAALWNEVKDKLNQSGLSLSGGQQQRLCIARAVAVNPSVLLMDEPASALDPISTSKIEELIDELKSEYCICIVTHNMQQAARASDFTAFMYLGELIEYGVTEDLFTAPKQKRTEEYVTGRFG